A genome region from Vulpes lagopus strain Blue_001 chromosome 7, ASM1834538v1, whole genome shotgun sequence includes the following:
- the RAVER1 gene encoding ribonucleoprotein PTB-binding 1 isoform X3, with protein MPLRPGSLVPEGAGFPKMAADVSVTHRPPLSPEAEAEVETEDAAERRAPEEELPPLDPEEIQKRLEHTERQFRNRRKILIRGLPGDVTNQEVHDLLSDYELKYCFVDKYKGTAFVTLLNGEQAEAAIGAFHQSRLRERELSVQLQPTDALLCVANLPPSFTQQQFEELVRPFGSLERCFLVYSERTGHSKGYGFAEYMKKDSAARAKSDLLGKPLGPRTLYVHWTDAGQLTPVLLHSRCLCVDHLPPGFSDVDALRRALSAVHTPTFCQLAYGQDGQLKGFAVLEYETAEMAEEAQQRADGLALGGSHLRVSFCAPGPPGRSMLAALIAAQATALNRGKGLLPEPNILQLLNNLGPSASLQLLLNPLLHSNAGGKQGLLGAPPAMPLLNGPALSTALLQLALQTQSQKKPGILGDSPLGTLQPGAQPANPLLGELSAGGALPPELPPRRGKPPPLLPPLLGPSGGDREAIGLGPPAAQLTPPPAPVGLRGTGLRSLQKDSGPLPAPPGVSLLGEPPKDFRIPLNPYLNLHSLLPASNLAAPGAGGGGGGSSKAFQLKSRLLSPLASTRLPPEPGLPDSYGFDYPSDVGPRRLFSHPREPALGPHRPSRHKMSPPPSGFGERSGGGGGGPLSHFYSGSPTSYFTSGLQAGLKQSHLNKAVGSSPLGSGEGLLGLGPGPNGHSHLLKTPLGGQKRSFAHLLPSPEPSPEGSYVGQHSQGLGGHYADSYLKRKRIF; from the exons ATGCCGCTCCGCCCAGGCTCGCTGGTCCCAGAAGGCGCCGGGTTCCCCAAGATGGCGGCCGACGTGTCCGTTACTCACCGGCCCCCGCTGAGCCCGGAGGCTGAGGCCGAGGTTGAAACTGAGGATGCCGCGGAGCGCCGGGCGCCCGAAGAAGAACTCCCGCCCCTAGATCCAGAGGAGATCCAGAAACGCCTAGAACATACCGAGCGCCAGTTCCGTAACCGCCGCAAGATACTGATCCGGGGCCTCCCGGGGGACGTGACCAACCAG GAAGTGCACGACCTGCTCAGCGACTATGAGCTCAAGTACTGTTTTGTGGACAAATACAAAGGGACAG CCTTTGTGACTCTGCTGAACGGGGAGCAGGCCGAGGCGGCCATCGGCGCCTTCCACCAGAGCCGCCTGCGGGAGCGGGAGCTGTCCGTGCAGCTGCAGCCCACGGACGCCCTGCTCTGCGTGGCCAACCTGCCTCCCAGCTTCACACAGCAGCAGTTCGAGGAGCTGGTGCGGCCCTTCGGCAGCCTGGAGCGCTGCTTTCTGGTCTACAGCGAGCGCACCGGCCACTCCAAGGGCTACGGCTTCGCTGAGTACATGAAGAAGGACTCAGCCGCCCGGGCCAAGTCGGACCTGCTGGGCAAACCGCTGGGCCCTCGCACCCTCTACGTGCATTGGACAGATGCTGGGCAGCTGACCCCCGTCCTGCTCCACTCCCGCTGCCTCTGCGTTGACCACCTGCCACCCGGCTTCAGCGACGTGGACGCCCTGCGCCGGGCCCTGTCGGCAGTCCACACACCCACCTTCTGCCAG CTAGCATATGGCCAGGATGGGCAGCTGAAGGGCTTCGCTGTGCTGGAGTACGAGACAGCAGAGATGGCGGAAGAGGCGCAGCAGCGGGCGGACGGCCTGGCCCTGGGGGGCAGCCACTTGCGCGTCTCCTTCTGTGCCCCAGGGCCCCCTGGCCGCAGCATGCTGGCCGCGCTCATCGCTGCCCAGGCCACG GCCCTCAATCGGGGCAAAGGGCTCTTGCCGGAGCCTAACATTCTGCAGCTACTCAACAACCTGgggccctctgcctccctccagctgCTGTTGAACCCCCTGCTCCACAGCAATGCAGGGGGCAAGCAGG GCCTCCTGGGTGCACCTCCAGCCATGCCACTGCTCAACGGGCCTGCACTATCCACGGCGCTGCTGCAGCTCGCCCTGCAGACCCAGAGTCAGAAG AAGCCAGGGATCCTGGGAGACTCTCCCCTGGGCACccttcagcctggggcccagCCGGCCAACCCCCTTCTTGGGGAGCTCTCTGCAG GGGGGGCCTTGCCCCCGGAGCTGCCACCCCGGCGAGGGAAGCCACCACCTCTGCTGCCGCCTCTGCTTGGCCCCTCTGGGGGTGACCGGGAAGCCATAGGCCTGGGTCCCCCAGCAGCCCAGCTcactccaccccctgccccagtggGACTCCGAGGCACTGGCCTTAGGAGCCTCCAGAAAGACAGCGGGCCTCTGCCAGCACCCCCTGGG GTCTCGCTGCTGGGGGAACCCCCAAAGGACTTCCGGATCCCCCTGAATCCCTACCTGAACCTACACAGCCTACTCCCAGCCAGCAACCTGGCGG cccctggagctggtggtggaggtggtggcagcagcaAAGCCTTCCAGCTCAAGTCCCGCCTGCTCAGCCCTCTCGCCAGCACCCGCCTGCCCCCTGAACCAGGGCTGCCTGACAGCTATGGTTTCGACTACCCCTCG GATGTGGGACCTCGGCGGCTCTTCTCCCACCCCCGGGAACCAGCTCTAGGGCCTCACAGACCCAGCCGACACAAA ATGTCACCCCCGCCCAGTGGTTTTGGAGAACGGAGTGGTGGAGGCGGTGGGGGGCCCCTCTCACACTTCTATTCGGGCTCGCCCACTTCCTACTTCACCAGTGGCCTGCAGGCTGGCCTCAAGCAGAGCCACCTTAACAAG GCGGTTGGCTCCTCTCCACTGGGCTCTGGAGAAGGGCTCCTGGGCCTCGGCCCTGGGCCCAATGGCCACAGCCACTTGCTGAAG ACCCCACTGGGTGGCCAGAAACGCAGCTTTGCCCACCTGCTGCCCTCACCTGAGCCCAGCCCAGAAGGCAGCTACGTGGGCCAGCACTCCCAGGGCCTGGGCGGCCACTACGCAGATTCCTACCTGAAGCGCAAGAGGATTTTCTAA
- the RAVER1 gene encoding ribonucleoprotein PTB-binding 1 isoform X2 produces MPLRPGSLVPEGAGFPKMAADVSVTHRPPLSPEAEAEVETEDAAERRAPEEELPPLDPEEIQKRLEHTERQFRNRRKILIRGLPGDVTNQEVHDLLSDYELKYCFVDKYKGTAFVTLLNGEQAEAAIGAFHQSRLRERELSVQLQPTDALLCVANLPPSFTQQQFEELVRPFGSLERCFLVYSERTGHSKGYGFAEYMKKDSAARAKSDLLGKPLGPRTLYVHWTDAGQLTPVLLHSRCLCVDHLPPGFSDVDALRRALSAVHTPTFCQLAYGQDGQLKGFAVLEYETAEMAEEAQQRADGLALGGSHLRVSFCAPGPPGRSMLAALIAAQATALNRGKGLLPEPNILQLLNNLGPSASLQLLLNPLLHSNAGGKQGLLGAPPAMPLLNGPALSTALLQLALQTQSQKPGILGDSPLGTLQPGAQPANPLLGELSAGGALPPELPPRRGKPPPLLPPLLGPSGGDREAIGLGPPAAQLTPPPAPVGLRGTGLRSLQKDSGPLPAPPGVSLLGEPPKDFRIPLNPYLNLHSLLPASNLAGKEARGWGGTGRSRRPAEGHLPNPPAPGAGGGGGGSSKAFQLKSRLLSPLASTRLPPEPGLPDSYGFDYPSDVGPRRLFSHPREPALGPHRPSRHKMSPPPSGFGERSGGGGGGPLSHFYSGSPTSYFTSGLQAGLKQSHLNKAVGSSPLGSGEGLLGLGPGPNGHSHLLKTPLGGQKRSFAHLLPSPEPSPEGSYVGQHSQGLGGHYADSYLKRKRIF; encoded by the exons ATGCCGCTCCGCCCAGGCTCGCTGGTCCCAGAAGGCGCCGGGTTCCCCAAGATGGCGGCCGACGTGTCCGTTACTCACCGGCCCCCGCTGAGCCCGGAGGCTGAGGCCGAGGTTGAAACTGAGGATGCCGCGGAGCGCCGGGCGCCCGAAGAAGAACTCCCGCCCCTAGATCCAGAGGAGATCCAGAAACGCCTAGAACATACCGAGCGCCAGTTCCGTAACCGCCGCAAGATACTGATCCGGGGCCTCCCGGGGGACGTGACCAACCAG GAAGTGCACGACCTGCTCAGCGACTATGAGCTCAAGTACTGTTTTGTGGACAAATACAAAGGGACAG CCTTTGTGACTCTGCTGAACGGGGAGCAGGCCGAGGCGGCCATCGGCGCCTTCCACCAGAGCCGCCTGCGGGAGCGGGAGCTGTCCGTGCAGCTGCAGCCCACGGACGCCCTGCTCTGCGTGGCCAACCTGCCTCCCAGCTTCACACAGCAGCAGTTCGAGGAGCTGGTGCGGCCCTTCGGCAGCCTGGAGCGCTGCTTTCTGGTCTACAGCGAGCGCACCGGCCACTCCAAGGGCTACGGCTTCGCTGAGTACATGAAGAAGGACTCAGCCGCCCGGGCCAAGTCGGACCTGCTGGGCAAACCGCTGGGCCCTCGCACCCTCTACGTGCATTGGACAGATGCTGGGCAGCTGACCCCCGTCCTGCTCCACTCCCGCTGCCTCTGCGTTGACCACCTGCCACCCGGCTTCAGCGACGTGGACGCCCTGCGCCGGGCCCTGTCGGCAGTCCACACACCCACCTTCTGCCAG CTAGCATATGGCCAGGATGGGCAGCTGAAGGGCTTCGCTGTGCTGGAGTACGAGACAGCAGAGATGGCGGAAGAGGCGCAGCAGCGGGCGGACGGCCTGGCCCTGGGGGGCAGCCACTTGCGCGTCTCCTTCTGTGCCCCAGGGCCCCCTGGCCGCAGCATGCTGGCCGCGCTCATCGCTGCCCAGGCCACG GCCCTCAATCGGGGCAAAGGGCTCTTGCCGGAGCCTAACATTCTGCAGCTACTCAACAACCTGgggccctctgcctccctccagctgCTGTTGAACCCCCTGCTCCACAGCAATGCAGGGGGCAAGCAGG GCCTCCTGGGTGCACCTCCAGCCATGCCACTGCTCAACGGGCCTGCACTATCCACGGCGCTGCTGCAGCTCGCCCTGCAGACCCAGAGTCAGAAG CCAGGGATCCTGGGAGACTCTCCCCTGGGCACccttcagcctggggcccagCCGGCCAACCCCCTTCTTGGGGAGCTCTCTGCAG GGGGGGCCTTGCCCCCGGAGCTGCCACCCCGGCGAGGGAAGCCACCACCTCTGCTGCCGCCTCTGCTTGGCCCCTCTGGGGGTGACCGGGAAGCCATAGGCCTGGGTCCCCCAGCAGCCCAGCTcactccaccccctgccccagtggGACTCCGAGGCACTGGCCTTAGGAGCCTCCAGAAAGACAGCGGGCCTCTGCCAGCACCCCCTGGG GTCTCGCTGCTGGGGGAACCCCCAAAGGACTTCCGGATCCCCCTGAATCCCTACCTGAACCTACACAGCCTACTCCCAGCCAGCAACCTGGCGGGTAAGGAGGCTCGGGGCtggggaggcacagggagaagccgCCGCCCAGCTGAGGGCCACCTGCCTaaccccccagcccctggagctggtggtggaggtggtggcagcagcaAAGCCTTCCAGCTCAAGTCCCGCCTGCTCAGCCCTCTCGCCAGCACCCGCCTGCCCCCTGAACCAGGGCTGCCTGACAGCTATGGTTTCGACTACCCCTCG GATGTGGGACCTCGGCGGCTCTTCTCCCACCCCCGGGAACCAGCTCTAGGGCCTCACAGACCCAGCCGACACAAA ATGTCACCCCCGCCCAGTGGTTTTGGAGAACGGAGTGGTGGAGGCGGTGGGGGGCCCCTCTCACACTTCTATTCGGGCTCGCCCACTTCCTACTTCACCAGTGGCCTGCAGGCTGGCCTCAAGCAGAGCCACCTTAACAAG GCGGTTGGCTCCTCTCCACTGGGCTCTGGAGAAGGGCTCCTGGGCCTCGGCCCTGGGCCCAATGGCCACAGCCACTTGCTGAAG ACCCCACTGGGTGGCCAGAAACGCAGCTTTGCCCACCTGCTGCCCTCACCTGAGCCCAGCCCAGAAGGCAGCTACGTGGGCCAGCACTCCCAGGGCCTGGGCGGCCACTACGCAGATTCCTACCTGAAGCGCAAGAGGATTTTCTAA
- the RAVER1 gene encoding ribonucleoprotein PTB-binding 1 isoform X1 produces the protein MPLRPGSLVPEGAGFPKMAADVSVTHRPPLSPEAEAEVETEDAAERRAPEEELPPLDPEEIQKRLEHTERQFRNRRKILIRGLPGDVTNQEVHDLLSDYELKYCFVDKYKGTAFVTLLNGEQAEAAIGAFHQSRLRERELSVQLQPTDALLCVANLPPSFTQQQFEELVRPFGSLERCFLVYSERTGHSKGYGFAEYMKKDSAARAKSDLLGKPLGPRTLYVHWTDAGQLTPVLLHSRCLCVDHLPPGFSDVDALRRALSAVHTPTFCQLAYGQDGQLKGFAVLEYETAEMAEEAQQRADGLALGGSHLRVSFCAPGPPGRSMLAALIAAQATALNRGKGLLPEPNILQLLNNLGPSASLQLLLNPLLHSNAGGKQGLLGAPPAMPLLNGPALSTALLQLALQTQSQKKPGILGDSPLGTLQPGAQPANPLLGELSAGGALPPELPPRRGKPPPLLPPLLGPSGGDREAIGLGPPAAQLTPPPAPVGLRGTGLRSLQKDSGPLPAPPGVSLLGEPPKDFRIPLNPYLNLHSLLPASNLAGKEARGWGGTGRSRRPAEGHLPNPPAPGAGGGGGGSSKAFQLKSRLLSPLASTRLPPEPGLPDSYGFDYPSDVGPRRLFSHPREPALGPHRPSRHKMSPPPSGFGERSGGGGGGPLSHFYSGSPTSYFTSGLQAGLKQSHLNKAVGSSPLGSGEGLLGLGPGPNGHSHLLKTPLGGQKRSFAHLLPSPEPSPEGSYVGQHSQGLGGHYADSYLKRKRIF, from the exons ATGCCGCTCCGCCCAGGCTCGCTGGTCCCAGAAGGCGCCGGGTTCCCCAAGATGGCGGCCGACGTGTCCGTTACTCACCGGCCCCCGCTGAGCCCGGAGGCTGAGGCCGAGGTTGAAACTGAGGATGCCGCGGAGCGCCGGGCGCCCGAAGAAGAACTCCCGCCCCTAGATCCAGAGGAGATCCAGAAACGCCTAGAACATACCGAGCGCCAGTTCCGTAACCGCCGCAAGATACTGATCCGGGGCCTCCCGGGGGACGTGACCAACCAG GAAGTGCACGACCTGCTCAGCGACTATGAGCTCAAGTACTGTTTTGTGGACAAATACAAAGGGACAG CCTTTGTGACTCTGCTGAACGGGGAGCAGGCCGAGGCGGCCATCGGCGCCTTCCACCAGAGCCGCCTGCGGGAGCGGGAGCTGTCCGTGCAGCTGCAGCCCACGGACGCCCTGCTCTGCGTGGCCAACCTGCCTCCCAGCTTCACACAGCAGCAGTTCGAGGAGCTGGTGCGGCCCTTCGGCAGCCTGGAGCGCTGCTTTCTGGTCTACAGCGAGCGCACCGGCCACTCCAAGGGCTACGGCTTCGCTGAGTACATGAAGAAGGACTCAGCCGCCCGGGCCAAGTCGGACCTGCTGGGCAAACCGCTGGGCCCTCGCACCCTCTACGTGCATTGGACAGATGCTGGGCAGCTGACCCCCGTCCTGCTCCACTCCCGCTGCCTCTGCGTTGACCACCTGCCACCCGGCTTCAGCGACGTGGACGCCCTGCGCCGGGCCCTGTCGGCAGTCCACACACCCACCTTCTGCCAG CTAGCATATGGCCAGGATGGGCAGCTGAAGGGCTTCGCTGTGCTGGAGTACGAGACAGCAGAGATGGCGGAAGAGGCGCAGCAGCGGGCGGACGGCCTGGCCCTGGGGGGCAGCCACTTGCGCGTCTCCTTCTGTGCCCCAGGGCCCCCTGGCCGCAGCATGCTGGCCGCGCTCATCGCTGCCCAGGCCACG GCCCTCAATCGGGGCAAAGGGCTCTTGCCGGAGCCTAACATTCTGCAGCTACTCAACAACCTGgggccctctgcctccctccagctgCTGTTGAACCCCCTGCTCCACAGCAATGCAGGGGGCAAGCAGG GCCTCCTGGGTGCACCTCCAGCCATGCCACTGCTCAACGGGCCTGCACTATCCACGGCGCTGCTGCAGCTCGCCCTGCAGACCCAGAGTCAGAAG AAGCCAGGGATCCTGGGAGACTCTCCCCTGGGCACccttcagcctggggcccagCCGGCCAACCCCCTTCTTGGGGAGCTCTCTGCAG GGGGGGCCTTGCCCCCGGAGCTGCCACCCCGGCGAGGGAAGCCACCACCTCTGCTGCCGCCTCTGCTTGGCCCCTCTGGGGGTGACCGGGAAGCCATAGGCCTGGGTCCCCCAGCAGCCCAGCTcactccaccccctgccccagtggGACTCCGAGGCACTGGCCTTAGGAGCCTCCAGAAAGACAGCGGGCCTCTGCCAGCACCCCCTGGG GTCTCGCTGCTGGGGGAACCCCCAAAGGACTTCCGGATCCCCCTGAATCCCTACCTGAACCTACACAGCCTACTCCCAGCCAGCAACCTGGCGGGTAAGGAGGCTCGGGGCtggggaggcacagggagaagccgCCGCCCAGCTGAGGGCCACCTGCCTaaccccccagcccctggagctggtggtggaggtggtggcagcagcaAAGCCTTCCAGCTCAAGTCCCGCCTGCTCAGCCCTCTCGCCAGCACCCGCCTGCCCCCTGAACCAGGGCTGCCTGACAGCTATGGTTTCGACTACCCCTCG GATGTGGGACCTCGGCGGCTCTTCTCCCACCCCCGGGAACCAGCTCTAGGGCCTCACAGACCCAGCCGACACAAA ATGTCACCCCCGCCCAGTGGTTTTGGAGAACGGAGTGGTGGAGGCGGTGGGGGGCCCCTCTCACACTTCTATTCGGGCTCGCCCACTTCCTACTTCACCAGTGGCCTGCAGGCTGGCCTCAAGCAGAGCCACCTTAACAAG GCGGTTGGCTCCTCTCCACTGGGCTCTGGAGAAGGGCTCCTGGGCCTCGGCCCTGGGCCCAATGGCCACAGCCACTTGCTGAAG ACCCCACTGGGTGGCCAGAAACGCAGCTTTGCCCACCTGCTGCCCTCACCTGAGCCCAGCCCAGAAGGCAGCTACGTGGGCCAGCACTCCCAGGGCCTGGGCGGCCACTACGCAGATTCCTACCTGAAGCGCAAGAGGATTTTCTAA